A genome region from Tolypothrix sp. PCC 7712 includes the following:
- a CDS encoding tetratricopeptide repeat protein yields MLRLFSVIVTAAIIWQFSGSLTLAQNKKPKQPEQFPPSPLENILPDPLLSPLGDPKNLTPTQLQQLEPQLDQLNQEAAAKLQAGDTVAAFELWNRELRLRRLYGSLTEVQALSRVGAIAFNQNNREEVQFITQRLQAIQQQALSQPLLDLQLLRSLGGAYEQVRSPKQALEVYNRLLAVVLEQKNTTAIIDTLKNIGEVHLAWFDYPQAATTYQQLLSLATAQGDKLNEVAYLQQLAYIYEQGKDFQESINTLNKLAQVYTAENNTAALPKLKLAIASNYQVLAKDNPALLPEAFKNYQQAYSTAWELEQYVDAGEALQQLIALYRSQGQINDALQTSQILVEAQTKASNFYGMMQAYDQIGQMYVESKQYPQALAAFQKGLELAQQLKYDETYFTQQIDKLPKAN; encoded by the coding sequence ATGCTACGTCTCTTCAGTGTAATTGTGACTGCGGCTATAATTTGGCAGTTTAGCGGTTCGTTGACTTTGGCGCAGAACAAAAAGCCGAAACAGCCAGAGCAATTTCCGCCTAGTCCATTAGAAAATATTCTCCCCGATCCCTTACTATCACCTTTGGGCGATCCGAAAAATTTGACTCCTACACAACTACAACAGCTAGAACCGCAACTTGATCAATTAAATCAGGAAGCGGCGGCTAAGTTGCAAGCTGGAGATACGGTAGCGGCGTTTGAACTGTGGAACCGAGAATTACGTTTACGCCGCTTGTATGGTTCATTAACAGAAGTGCAAGCATTGTCACGGGTGGGAGCAATAGCGTTTAATCAAAATAATCGCGAAGAAGTGCAATTTATTACCCAACGCTTGCAAGCTATCCAACAGCAAGCCCTATCTCAGCCATTACTAGATTTACAATTATTGCGATCGCTTGGTGGTGCTTATGAACAAGTGCGATCGCCTAAACAAGCTCTAGAAGTTTACAATCGGCTTTTGGCTGTAGTTTTAGAACAAAAAAATACTACTGCGATTATTGATACGCTCAAAAATATTGGCGAAGTACATCTAGCTTGGTTCGATTATCCTCAAGCCGCAACTACTTACCAACAACTATTAAGTTTAGCGACGGCTCAAGGTGATAAATTAAACGAAGTTGCATACCTGCAACAGCTAGCTTATATATATGAACAGGGCAAAGACTTCCAAGAATCCATAAATACACTTAACAAGCTGGCACAAGTTTACACTGCAGAAAATAATACTGCTGCATTACCTAAATTAAAATTGGCGATCGCTTCTAATTATCAAGTATTAGCCAAGGATAATCCTGCCTTACTACCAGAAGCATTTAAAAACTATCAACAAGCATACTCTACGGCTTGGGAATTAGAGCAATATGTCGATGCTGGTGAAGCTTTGCAGCAATTAATTGCGTTATATCGTTCTCAAGGACAAATTAACGATGCTTTGCAAACTAGCCAAATTTTAGTAGAAGCCCAGACAAAAGCCAGTAACTTTTACGGCATGATGCAAGCATACGACCAAATAGGGCAAATGTATGTTGAAAGTAAACAGTATCCTCAAGCACTAGCCGCTTTTCAAAAAGGCTTAGAATTAGCCCAACAACTTAAGTATGATGAAACATACTTTACTCAGCAAATTGATAAGCTACCGAAGGCAAATTAA
- a CDS encoding penicillin acylase family protein gives MRRAKKIWLQKLLKKTIILLLLLGLLIVGFATYTVRQSFPQENGAIALAGLKAEVTVQRDQWGVPHIYATNSHDLFMAQGYIHAQDRFWQMDFWRHIGSGRLAEMFGPSQIATDKYLRTMGWARIAQQEIQQVNAEMKAYLEAYAQGVNAYLAEHQGSAISLEYAMLKLLNPGYKPEPWQLLHSLTWGKVMAYDLGRNFEREMERTILLKNLNLAQVEELFPPYPQDLPVILPDSQKRKTGEQDDFDETQLIAAHLTDSQLPITQALATITQPMKALEELIGSRAIGIGSNNWVISGSRTTTGKPILANDPHLAVQMPSIWYEVGLHCTPKNSECPYNVTGFSFAGMLGVIIGHSDRIAWGVTNVEPDVMDLYIEKINPANPNQYEVNGKWVDMQLVQETIQVAGSKPIVQTVRYTRHGPILSDVSAKLQQFPAKGGVEVPPKYAVALRWTALEPSTLGYAIPLINRAQNWQEFRQAVENFDVPAQNFVYADVDGNIGYQMPGKFPIRAKGKGRYPVPGWTDEYEWQGYIDYEQLPTSFNPPQGYIATANNLVQNNYPYLITTDWVYGYRAQRIVEMIAKSQQILSLLEVELIQGDNQNLNAQTLVPLFNNIALDNPRHEAAKQLLLDWNLQLEMRSPAAALFEVFWKHLLADTFHDQLPPEYYPDGGDRWYAVVKNLVKKPNSSWWDNRNTRKVENRDEILRQSFTKAVDELERLQGKDPKSWNWGDLHTVTFRNATLGKSGLAPIEALLNRGAFPTAGNGESVNANRWKANKSFEVTDIPSLRMVVDLKNLDNSVAIHTPGQSGHAFHTHYTDMIDPWRKIEYHPMLWEKQKVDANTTATLKLRVK, from the coding sequence ATGAGAAGAGCCAAGAAGATTTGGTTGCAAAAGTTACTCAAAAAGACAATTATCTTACTATTATTATTGGGTTTATTAATAGTAGGATTTGCCACCTATACTGTAAGGCAATCCTTTCCCCAAGAAAATGGAGCGATCGCACTTGCCGGGTTAAAGGCTGAGGTGACAGTCCAACGCGATCAATGGGGTGTACCGCATATTTATGCTACCAACTCCCACGATTTATTTATGGCGCAAGGGTATATCCACGCTCAAGATCGCTTTTGGCAAATGGACTTTTGGCGACACATTGGTTCCGGGCGGCTAGCAGAGATGTTTGGCCCTTCTCAAATAGCTACTGACAAATATCTGCGGACAATGGGTTGGGCGAGGATAGCGCAGCAAGAAATCCAACAAGTGAATGCAGAGATGAAGGCATATCTGGAAGCTTATGCTCAAGGGGTAAACGCTTATTTAGCAGAGCATCAAGGCAGTGCTATCAGTTTAGAATATGCCATGTTGAAATTGCTTAATCCTGGGTATAAGCCAGAACCTTGGCAACTGCTCCACTCCCTGACTTGGGGTAAAGTCATGGCTTACGACTTGGGGCGAAACTTTGAGCGCGAAATGGAACGTACCATTCTGCTGAAAAACTTAAATTTGGCTCAGGTTGAAGAACTATTTCCCCCATACCCCCAAGATTTACCAGTCATCTTACCCGATTCGCAAAAACGCAAAACAGGCGAACAGGATGATTTTGACGAAACACAACTAATTGCTGCTCATCTTACAGACTCTCAATTACCCATTACCCAAGCCTTAGCCACAATTACCCAACCCATGAAGGCTTTAGAAGAGTTAATTGGCTCCAGAGCAATAGGTATAGGTTCTAATAATTGGGTAATATCTGGTTCTCGCACCACTACAGGCAAGCCCATATTAGCAAATGACCCCCACTTAGCAGTACAAATGCCTTCGATTTGGTATGAAGTTGGTTTGCACTGTACACCGAAAAATAGTGAATGTCCCTACAACGTCACTGGTTTTTCTTTTGCGGGGATGCTAGGAGTAATTATCGGTCATAGCGATCGCATTGCTTGGGGTGTCACCAATGTGGAACCAGATGTGATGGATTTGTACATCGAGAAAATCAACCCTGCAAACCCCAACCAATATGAGGTAAATGGCAAATGGGTAGATATGCAACTCGTACAAGAGACAATTCAAGTTGCGGGAAGTAAGCCAATTGTCCAAACAGTACGCTACACCAGACATGGCCCCATTCTTTCGGATGTTTCAGCTAAACTCCAACAGTTTCCCGCAAAAGGCGGCGTAGAAGTTCCGCCAAAATATGCTGTAGCCTTACGGTGGACAGCTTTAGAGCCTTCCACTTTAGGATACGCCATTCCCCTAATTAATCGCGCCCAAAATTGGCAAGAGTTTCGCCAAGCCGTAGAGAACTTTGATGTTCCAGCCCAGAACTTTGTTTATGCTGATGTTGATGGCAATATTGGCTACCAAATGCCTGGTAAATTCCCTATTAGAGCTAAAGGTAAGGGGCGCTATCCGGTTCCTGGCTGGACTGATGAATATGAATGGCAAGGTTATATTGACTATGAGCAACTACCCACAAGTTTTAATCCTCCCCAAGGTTACATTGCTACCGCCAATAACTTAGTACAAAATAATTATCCTTATTTAATTACTACAGACTGGGTTTATGGCTACCGCGCCCAACGGATTGTGGAGATGATTGCCAAATCACAGCAAATTCTCTCCTTACTAGAAGTAGAGTTGATTCAGGGTGACAACCAGAATTTAAATGCCCAAACCCTAGTACCTTTATTCAATAATATTGCCCTCGATAACCCACGACACGAAGCCGCCAAACAGCTGCTACTAGATTGGAACTTACAGCTAGAAATGCGATCGCCCGCAGCAGCTTTATTTGAAGTATTCTGGAAACACTTACTAGCCGACACCTTCCACGATCAATTACCCCCAGAATATTATCCTGATGGAGGCGATCGCTGGTATGCTGTGGTGAAAAATCTCGTCAAAAAGCCCAATAGTAGCTGGTGGGATAACCGCAATACTCGCAAAGTGGAAAACCGCGACGAAATTCTCCGCCAGTCCTTCACCAAAGCTGTAGATGAACTCGAACGCCTTCAAGGTAAAGACCCCAAATCCTGGAACTGGGGTGATTTACATACCGTGACTTTTCGGAATGCTACCTTAGGCAAATCTGGGTTAGCACCCATTGAAGCTTTATTGAATCGTGGTGCATTTCCCACTGCTGGGAACGGGGAAAGCGTCAATGCTAATCGCTGGAAAGCCAATAAATCCTTCGAGGTAACTGATATTCCCTCCCTCCGCATGGTTGTAGACTTAAAAAATCTCGACAACTCCGTAGCCATTCACACCCCCGGTCAATCAGGCCACGCCTTCCACACCCACTACACAGACATGATTGACCCCTGGCGCAAAATTGAATACCACCCCATGCTTTGGGAAAAGCAAAAAGTTGATGCGAATACAACCGCAACATTGAAATTGCGGGTGAAGTAG